DNA from Tripterygium wilfordii isolate XIE 37 chromosome 15, ASM1340144v1, whole genome shotgun sequence:
GATGTCATGATCGTGTTCTTCCTTGCTGTCGGGCCTCTGCAACTCGTATCCTACCCCTCTATTGAGGTAAGTATTCGgcaatttgggatttttttccctttctgtaATTGTTGTCGATGAAGGCGATTTGCGGAGATTTGTGCTTCATTTCGCATTGCGCGAGCAATGTATGGGTATAGAAGAGTGGGAATGGGTTCTTTCTCCCCTTCTTTTCTCTTGATTAAGCTTAATTCGGTTATTGAGaccaaaaatttataattgtttACGTGATGTTTCTCCAGTGGATTCGAGCATTTGAttagttttgtttattttatactTTTTATGAAGCTTATCGGTTAATCCATGCAAAATTATCAATTCTATAATCGGATCTCTAGGGTTTCATATGTCCGCCATGATCAATGATCAAATATGTTGAAAGTTCACATTGACTTTGGGTTATTCTCCCGTTACTTTCAATTGTTTCAATGCTGATTTTTGAGATTATTACAGTTGATTGTTTATTTAGGAAGGTCAGGCTATACAATTGCATGCCATATCTTGGGTCAATTTCTTAACCTTCACTCCTTCCGCTAATTATTTCTTTGCTTTATCTTTGGCGCGTAATTATGTTTATTCTGAAGCGTCTACTTCTAAATAGGCTATAAGACAGTTTAGCCATAAGAGGCCCTCTTTAAAACTTTTAAATTCATTGTTGGTTATAAAATTCTTAGTAATTTAGGttcatcttttccttctcttctttggGTTTACAGATGATTGGGATCCGAACAGGTTTGCCATTGCCATCTGGGTGGGAGATCATGGCACAGTTGTTGGTGTATTTCACAGTTGAGGATTACACCAACTACTGGATGCACAGATTCCTTCATGGTAAATGGGGATACGAGAAAATTCACAGGGTTCACCATGAATATACTGCTCCTATTGGTTTTGCTGCACCCTATGCGCATTGGTCTGAAGTCTTAATCCTGGGAATTCCTTCTTTTCTTGGGCCTGCGATGTGTCCTGGGCATATGATCACATTCTGGTTGTGGATAGTTTTGCGGCAGATGGAAGCCATTGAGACTCATAGCGGGTAATGTGTGCTGCActcatttgtttcttttttcttttgaattcagTAGGCTTGACTTTCTTCTTTAATCGATTGTGATTATACCTTGTCAGTTGTCACTTGTAGAATTTCTTCTATCCTTTTCTCTTTTACCCTGTAATTCTTATTTAAGTGCTTGGATTTTAAGTAGCCTCACAGTGGCATTCCTTGTTGATTAATAAGGTATATGAGCGAGTCTTTCCTTTTCAACCCTTTTTCTCTTATTCTTTTTATTatactaacttttttttttgggtgagtgGAGCTATTGTTACTTTTACAACCTATGAGAGTCAGATGGTTGGGAAGTAGCTTGGAGACTTGCCAACTTATACCGATTAATTTTCGTGAGAGTTGGAGTGACATTCTCTGTAAAAAGCATCATGTTTATTAGTTTATATTTCCTTTTCCAGATTATATTTGGGACAGACTTATCATTAACTATGGATGACTGATGTGACCATTTGGTCCATGTGATGCACTTTTGTCTTTCGGGATACGCCACTGTTTACTACCAGTTGCTCACTATTCCATTTAGCAACACTGTTTAATTACGCTTATTGTGTTTATGCCTATCATGCTAGTTAAATATCATAGTCAATGGAACTCTCATACATTTTTCGAGGATTTTTGGGAAGTTATAGGAGTCACGTTTGTAGCTTGCTTCTGTGATCACTGATCAGTGAAATACTGTGCACAAAATTTAGTTCACCATTTTGTGACATTGTATGTCAGTGGTCTAGATATCAGCAGTCATATACTACTAGTTTTAGTTTAGTTGTTCTGTCCTGTGAATTTCTGGCATATTTGATTAGAGTTTCCTGTAGAATATTGAGGACAAGGTCTAGCAAATTTGGGATGTAGTTGTGATGATATATGAAGAAGTTTTTGAGATGATATATGAAGAACTTTAGCAAAAACACAGTTTTGTTGATAGCTGGAGATTCTTGGTGACACGCACTTTTGGTATGTGCAGTTTGGGGGCTAAAGTAGTTAGGGTTACCATCTTGTCACGTCTTGTGTTTCTCTATAAATTGAATATAATTCTCACTGGATAACCAAATTGAGAAAAAAGATATTAGCATTGGTGAAAAGATAAGAAAACAATGAAGCGAAAAAAAAGTGAGGAAAGGTGAAACATAAGGTTATAttagtatcttttttttttttgttatcagGAAAATGAGGAGCGATTGTTCTTGAAGCTAAAATTGCTGTCTTCTTTTCAGTTAGTGTTGGTGACACATAGGGATGCAGGGTTCGTCGTCGCTGTACTTTGTGATTTCCCTCTTTTGCCTGTGAAATATTATATGCTAATCAGCAGCATGAGAACTGTAAATTTTTTCTAGCCATAGTGCTTTTATACAACCTAGTTTTCCATGATCTGTTGCTGTTCATGGCCTATATCTACATTCTGCATTGAGGTTTTACAGCATTGACACATTTAAAGGACATCATAATTCGGGTTATTATGCAGATATGACTTCCCATGGACTCCCACAAAATATATTCCATTTTATGGTGGTGCAGAATACCATGATTACCATCATTATGTTGGGGGACAAAGTCACAGCAACTTTGCTTCTGTGTTTACCTACTGTGATTTTATTTATGGAACTGACAAGGTAATTATTTAGTTTTTGATTTTCCTAGTTTCTTTTATAGTAGAATCTGATCTTGAAAATAATTTGTCTGATAATTTTCTCTTATTAGGGCTATCGATATCAGAAGAAGCTACTTTCAAAGGTACTTCTGTTTCAtgtttctttttgttgaaaaattaatttttaccaCAACATTATGTTTAGAGCTTGCCTGGACAATTTCTTCTCAAACATAtcggacaagttttccttgttcaATATTAGACCATAATGAGTTATTGTGGCATCTTGTCAACTTTTTTGATCCTACTTCAACATATTTCTACCAGGTTGGTTTTTCAGTTAGATTTCTTCAATCCTAGGCTGAGATGCCTGGCTCCAGGGTCCCCTATTTTTAATGTCCAATATGTCTTGCTAGGAAGATGCTCGACGcgtgtactctattaagtgcccaTTATCTTGCAATGATGAACACTGTTTTCTACCTCGCATCATGCATCTCTTTGCCCCTATAATATAATACGTTGTTAAACCTTTTCAGCTGAAAGTGGGATCAGAAAGCAATGGAGTGCAGAATGGAGGATTGTGCAATGTTAAATCTGATTAGCTGTTGGACTCAACTTCAAGTAGTTTCCTTCCCGCGACGCTTCAAACTGGTAACAACTGGTGGAAACCCTGTGTGTCAAGCTGATGATTCGATGAAGTATGCTACTTTAGTTAAGTGGAAATTGCTGATCTAGAGAAGGAGAAAGGAAAAAAGGTAGAATGTCTTAGTATTTGGGGCTGTGGTGTAACTTTTGACATCCTGTAAAATCAAAGTTTTATTAGCTCTGTTCTTGGCTTCTGAGTTGATCTTCAAGTattgctaatctagctttgtgaAACCGCCAAGATGTCTGTCACTTAAATATAATCACATGATAATTTGTGTATTATGTGTCATGTTTTTGTCCCTAATCCTTTGTGTGCGCGATGTCTTGATCCATGCAACGTAGTGGATCCACAGAGGGTCGTTCTTGTCTAGCCCAAAGTTGAAACGTGGCCCATGGACACATCCTACCTTGTCGCCGCTTCCTCTAAAGCCCAAATACAGCAGGCAAAGCCCAAGCCATATCAAGGACGTGACCTCTACAGTCTACAATGCTTTCATTATTGGGCCGATTAAACTGGATGGCCTTTTCGTACCATGTGTATGGAGGGCCGTGATAAAAATCAGTTCAGGGAGATAGATTGCAGGCCCCCATCCCTGTGTAATCAATgtagatttttttaaatttaaaaatgcaTATTCTCCTGGAGCCAAATTAAGATTTCAATTTGTGTTGGTATTAGAAATCCACACTCTCGTACATATCAGTAATATTATTTGTGTAGGGGTGGACTGCTCTACATTCAGCCACGCCACAGTGACCCCCGAAGCGATCTTCTTCTAGTTGCGGGACGAAATCCGGCAGC
Protein-coding regions in this window:
- the LOC120016721 gene encoding methylsterol monooxygenase 1-1-like, with amino-acid sequence MLPYATIDDAAAALGRNLTFAETLWFNYSAQKSDYFLYCHNILFLFLVFSIAPLPLVVVELMRSLGFQKYKIQPKVRLTLSEMFRCYKDVMIVFFLAVGPLQLVSYPSIEMIGIRTGLPLPSGWEIMAQLLVYFTVEDYTNYWMHRFLHGKWGYEKIHRVHHEYTAPIGFAAPYAHWSEVLILGIPSFLGPAMCPGHMITFWLWIVLRQMEAIETHSGYDFPWTPTKYIPFYGGAEYHDYHHYVGGQSHSNFASVFTYCDFIYGTDKGYRYQKKLLSKLKVGSESNGVQNGGLCNVKSD